The Desulfolucanica intricata genome contains the following window.
GAGAGCTATAAAATTTAATATTCCTCGATAGCTCAACGGTAGAGCAACCGGCTGTTAACCGGTAGGTTGTAGGTTCGAATCCTACTCGAGGAGCCAGTAAAAAACTTGCCTGAAACGGTAAGTTTTTTTATTTTTCTAATAAACTTGTTATGCTGTATATATAAAAAATAGGTGTAGTTGCCAACAGGTTTTTGTAATATTGTGTAAATTGGAGTATTCATTAATATAACTGTGTAAATTAGCATTATTTATAAAATATGAAGAAATAGGGTATTTGTATAATTGCGTTTAATAAGTGGTATACTATGGTTAAGGTCAGTCAAGGTCAAATATTGAGGTGAGTAAGAAGTGTCTAATCTTTCAAACCTTATAGAAAAGCACTTAAAAAAACTTTTAGAAGAAAGTTCTATAGGGTATATAGATATTAAAAGAAATGAATTAGCCGAATATTTCAATTGTGTTCCCTCACAAATAAACTATGTATTATCAACACGTTTTACTTATGAAAATGGATATTTAGTGGAAAGCCGCCGGGGTGGAGCCGGATATGTAAGAATAATAAGACTGTCATTAAAAGAACAGGACCGAATTATCGCAGTCATTACAAAGATTGTTGGTAATTCTATTTCCCAAGCTGCAGCTGAAAGAGTTATTAACAGATTATTTGAGGAAAACATAATAAACATGCGGGAAGCAAATATTATGAAGGCAGCTATACACAGAAACGTACTAAAAATAGATTTACCCTGGAGAGATTCAATCAGAGCTTTGATCTTAAAAGCAATGTTGGTGGCTTTACTAAAAGAATATTAAGTGGTGAGGTGTTTAACATGTTGTGTGAACGGTGTCAGCAGCGGCAGGCAAATGTGCAGTTCACAGAAATTATAAATAATAAAAAGAAAACTATTCGTTTGTGTGATGTTTGTGCCAAAGAGATGCAAATTGACAATTTTGCCTGGTCTCCTCAGTTAAATTTACACAATTTTTTAGCCGGACTTTTACAAACTGATTTTGGAACATTTAAAACTCCTTCAATAGAACAAAAAAGTTGTAAAACGTGCGGTTTAACAGAGGAGAGATTTATTAAAAAGGGGCTGTTGGGTTGTGCAGATTGCTATGAAGATTTTGGTCACCGTTTAGAACCTTTACTGCGGAGAATTCATGGCAACTCACGTCATACAGGAAAAGTGCCTGAGCGTACCGGTGGAAATGTTCGTTTATTAAATGATATTGAAAGACTTAAAGGTGAATTACGGGAAGTAATTATTCGTGAAGAGTTTGAGCGTGCTGCAGAGCTTCGTGACCAAATTAAAGAGTTAGAGAAGAAGATTAATCAGGGGGGATAGAACACATGACTTTAAAAGAAACCGTTGAGAATGCTTTTAGTAGTTGGATGAACTCAGATGCCCCTGAATCGGATATTGTAATTAGCAGTCGCATTCGGATTGCCCGGAATTTAAAAAACCTGCCCTTTCCGCATATGTTATCGGATGAACAGGCGGACCAAGTCGTGTATGCTGTAAAAGCTGCTATAGATAATCCAAAATTTGTGCAAGAGTTTGGTTACTTGGAATTAAGTTGGATGAATGAATTATCGCAAGTAGATAGACAAATACTAGTTGAAAAGCATTTAATCAGCCCTGATTTGTTAGAAAACTATAACAAAAAGGCAGTTGTTATTAGCGAGGATGAAGCTATAAGTATTATGATTAACGAAGAAGATCATCTTCGTATTCAGTGTATAAATCCTGGTTTACAGTTGAAAGAAGCTTGGGATTTGGTAAACAAACTGGATGATGGATTAGAAAGCACGCTTGATTATGCCTTTTCAGAGCGATTAGGCTATCTTACTGCTTGTCCTACCAATGTTGGTACAGGTTTACGGGCTTCAGTGATGATGCATTTGCCCGGGTTGGTTTTAGCTAATCAAATTAACGGTGTTCTTGCTGCCATTGCAAAGTTGGGAATTACTGTACGTGGTATGTATGGAGAAGGTACTCAGGCAACCGGTAACTTGTTTCAAATTTCTAATCAAATTACTTTGGGTCAGTCCGAAGAAGAAATAATTAAAAATATAATTTCAATTACCAAACAGTTGTTGGCTCAAGAGCGGGCGGCCCGGCAGATATTATTAAAGGAACGAAAAGAATTTTTAGAAGACAGAGTTTGTCGTTCTTTGGGTATATTAAAATATGCACGGATGATTAATTCTGATGAGACTATGAAAATGCTTTCGGATGTGCGGCTTGGGGTAGTTTTAAATATTATCGACAATATTAAAACAAGTTTACTGTCGGAGTTAATGGTTTTATCTCGTCCGGCTTACTTGATTAAAAAGGCCGGTCGTCAAATATCCGGCTTAGAGCGTGATGTTTTACGCGCTAAATTAATTAGAGAAAAGCTGAATGTATAAAGGACTTAGGAGGAGTTTAATATGTTTGGAAGATTTACGGAACGTGCCCAGAAAGTGTTTATTTTAGCTCAAGAAGAGGCTAAAAGGCTAAATTATCCTTATGTAGGTACTGAACATTTATTACTTGGTTTAATTAGGGAAGGTCAAGGGGTTGCGGCTAAAGTATTGGATTCTATGGGTGTTGATGCTGATCGGGTGCGACAAATTGTTGAACAAATGATTGGGCAGGGTAAGGGAGCGGGCGCAGAGATAACTTTAACTCCGCGGGCAAAGAAAGTTCTGGAGTTATCAGTTGATGAAGCAAGAAGGATGGGACATAATTATGTAGGTACGGAACATCTCTTGCTGGGTTTACTTCGCGAAGGGGAAGGTGTAGCGGCCCAGGTTTTAAGTACTCTTGGTGCAGATTTAAACCGTGTACGCATTCTGGTATTACAAATGTTAGGTGGGAATTCTGCTAATTTTAACACGGGGCAGGGTGGTATGAAGGCGGGTAATGCCGGCCAAACCAAAACATTAAATGAATACGGACGGGATTTAACGGTTTTAGCTCGTGAAGATAAATTAGATCCTGTGGTAGGTCGTGAAAAAGAAATTGAGAGGGTTATACAGGTATTAAGCCGCCGGACGAAAAATAATCCTGTGTTATTAGGTGACCCGGGGGTTGGTAAAACAGCAATTGCCGAAGGACTGGCACAGCGTATTATCTCCGGTAATGTACCTGAAACACTAACATCAAAACGTTTGGTTACTTTGGACTTGGGCTCTTTAGTGGCTGGAACTAAATATCGGGGGGAATTTGAAGACCGTCTGAAAAAGGTTACTCAGGAAATAACAAAAGCCGGTAATATTATATTATTTATTGATGAATTACATACCCTGATTGGAGCGGGGGCAGCTGAGGGAGCTATAGATGCGGCAAATATTTTAAAACCTGCTCTCGCCAGGGGTGAACTACAGTGTATTGGGGCTACTACCCTTGATGAGTACCGGAAATATATTGAAAAAGATGCAGCTTTAGAAAGACGGTTTCAGCCTATTAATGTTGAGGAGCCAACCGTTGAGGAAACCATTGCTATTTTAAAAGGATTAAGGGATAAATATGAGGCTCACCACCGGGTACGTATTAGTGATAAGGCCCTGGATGAGGCTGCCCGTTTATCTGACAGGTATATTACTGACCGGTTTTTACCTGATAAAGCTATTGATTTAATAGATGAAGCCAGTTCCAGAGTACGATTGCGAGCTTTTACAGCGCCGCCCGATCTAAAAGATATGGAGCGTCAATTAGAAGAGTTGCGGAAAGAAAAGGAAGCTGCAATTAATAATCAGGAATTTGAAGAGGCTGCAAAGCTGCGGGATCGGGAACAGCAGTTAATGAAAAACCTGGAGGAGCAGCGGGAGTCTTGGAAAAAAGAAAAAGGTGGAGACCAATTAATTGTTGGGGAAGAAGATATCGCCTATGTTGTTTCCAGTTGGACCGGGATACCTGTTAATAAGCTGGCTGAGGAAGAGACCGAAAGACTATTGAAAATGGAAGAAATATTACATCAAAGGGTTATAGGTCAAGAGGAAGCTGTACAGGCTGTTTCACGTGCAGTACGCAGGGCCCGGGCCGGTTTGAAAGACCCCAAGCGTCCCATCGGTTCCTTTATCTTTTTGGGTCCCACCGGGGTTGGTAAAACCGAATTAGCCAGAGCACTGGCAGAGGTACTTTTTGGCGATGAAAATGCTTTAGTCAGAATAGATATGTCTGAATATATGGAAAAATTTGCGGTATCCCGTCTGGTTGGTGCGCCTCCGGGCTACGTTGGCTATGACGAAGGGGGGCAGCTTACCGAAGCGGTAAGAAGAAAACCGTATACGGTTGTTTTATTGGATGAGATAGAAAAGGCTCACCCGGATGTGTTTAACCTGCTGCTGCAGGTTTTGGAGGACGGGCGTTTAACAGATTCTAAAGGTCGTACCGTAGATTTTAGAAATACAGTAATTATAATGACTTCCAATGTAGGAGTCAGTTATATTAAGAAAGAAGGTACGATGGGCTTTCAAACGCGTGATCAGCAGGAAAGCAGTTATAATAACATGAAGGATAAGGTTAATGAAGAGCTGCGCAGAACCTTTCGCCCGGAGTTTTTAAACCGTATCGACGAAACTATTGTATTTCATTCTCTTAATCGTGAACACATTAAAGAAATTGTTAACTTAATGTTGAAAGATGTTATTGGACGTATTGCAGAAAATCAAATCAATATAGAGGTTAGTGAAAGGGCGAAGGACTTTTTAGTGGAAAAAGGTTTTGATGAAATTTTCGGTGCCCGCCCATTGCGCAGGGAGATTCAAAAACAAGTTGAAGATAAACTTTCTGAAGAACTGCTAAAAGGTACTATTAAGCAGGGTGAGCAACTTGTTATTGATGCAAATGAAAATGGTATTGTCATAAATAAATAAAAATTAAGTAAAGCACCCTTTGTTGGAAGGGGTGCTTTATTTTTACCAATATAAAACTATGTTGAAAGATGAATAAGCTCGCTATTCTTGTACTATACAGAAAATTATGTTAGAGTTTGTGTAGGATTAAAGATCGCTGATACGAGTGCCTTTGGCTGTCTCTAAAGTGGCCGGAGGCGACTTTCTTGTGAAAGACTTGCTAAATAATATATAATAAAGTAATATTTGAATGGAGAACGAATATGCGAGTTAAAACCGGGTATTGTTGCCAGGAATGCGGCCATCAAAGTGCCAGGTGGATGGGAAGATGCCCTGGCTGTGGAGCCTGGAATTCCATGGTTGAAGAGATATTGCCGGCCGGTGGCACCTCCGGTGCTAAAAAAAGCAGCCAACTTCAAGAGCCCTTGCAGCTTACGGAAATACCTTTATTTAAAGAAGAACGTATTTCTACCGGTATGAAAGAGTTGGACAGGGTATTAGGTGGAGGAATTGTACCTGGTTCACTTATATTACTTGGTGGAGAGCCGGGGATTGGCAAATCAACACTGCTTTTACAAGTTGCTTTTTTTATCGGTGAACGACAAAAAGACGTACTGTATATCTCGGGCGAGGAGTCAATGCAGCAGGTACGTTTACGGGCGCAGCGGCTAAACGCATTAAGCCCGAAGGTCTTAATTTTAGCAGAGAATGATGTGGATCGGGTTGAAAGATGTATTAAGGAACTAAAACCATCTTTAGTAATTATCGATTCTGTACAAACAATATTTAAAGAAAACCTCTCCTCTTCTCCCGGCAGTGTCGGTCAGGTAAGGGAATGCTCAGCCCAATTAATGCGCTTAGCCAAAGGTACCGGAGTTGCTGTTTTTTTGGTGGGACATGTTACTAAAGATGGTAGTATAGCCGGTCCAAAGGTGCTGGAGCATATGGTTGACGCGGTTTTATATTTCGAGGGGGACCGGCGCCAGGCATTTAGATTGCTTAGAGGTGTTAAAAATCGTTACGGGTCAACCAATGAAATAGGAATTTTTGATATGTGTGGAACAGGTTTGCAAGAGGTGGCTAATCCTTCGGCTCTGTTTATGCAGCACTGGCAAGTACAAGTTCCCGGTTCTGTTATTGTCCCTACGATAGAAGGGTCAAGGCCATTGTTGGTGGAGGTCCAGGCATTAGTTTGCTCCTCAGGCTTTGGTGTACCCAGACGTATGGCAGCGGGTGTTGACTATAACCGGGTAGCTTTAATTATAGCTGTCTTGGAAAAGCGGCTGGGTTTTCGTTTAGGAAAATGTGATATTTATATAAATGCTGTTGGTGGGGTAAAAATAGATGAGCCGGCAGTTGATTTAGGAATAGCTATAGCTATAACCTCCAGTTTTCATGATGTTGCTGTCAGTCAACAGCTGGCAGTTGTGGGGGAAATTGGTTTAACCGGGGAGGTTAGGCCTGTGGCGGCTGTTGATAAGAGGCTGGTAGAAGCAGGTAAAATGGGCTTTAGGAAAACAATTATTCCTAAAGCTAATTTGCCTCAGGTGTATAATGGTGAAACCGAGGCAATAGGTGTTAAAACTGTAGCTGAGGCTGTAGAGATTGTTTTTAAGGGTTTGAGGGGTGATAATAATGAAGGTAGATAAAGCTGAACAGCAGTTATTAAAAGTTTTACGTTTTGTAGCCCCGGGAACCCCGTTAAGAGAGGGTTTGGAAAATATTTTACGGGCCAAGACAGGTGCTTTAATTGTAATTGGAGATAACCCCGAGGTATTAGAGGTGGTTGAGGGTGGTTTCGCTATTAATGCTGATTTTACACCGGCGAACCTCTATGAATTAGCAAAAATGGACGGTGCGATTATCTTAAATTCAGATGCAAAGCGTATTCTCGCCGCTAATACACAATTAATCCCCAATCAAAATATCCCTTCCAGTGAAACAGGAATAAGACATCGTACTGCTGAGCGTGTAGCTAAGCAGACAAATGCTTTGGTAATATCTATTTCGCAGCGAAGGAGTGTAATTACTACATATAAGGGGAATCTAAAGTACGTACTGCGAGACTTGGGCGTTATTCTTAGTAAGGCTAATCAGGCTATTCAAACTTTGGAAAAATACCGGACTGTTTTAGATAAGGTTGTGGTTAATCTTAGTATACTGGAATTTGAGAATGGCGTGACTCTATTTGATGTAGCAAAAGCTATTCAAAGGGTAGAAATGGTATTACGTGTAGTTGAAGAAATTGAAAAATATATCAGTGAGTTAGGTGTAGAGGGCCGGTTAATTACTATGCAGTTGGAAGAATTGGTAGCTAATGTGAAAGAAGAAGGGTTATTGGTTATCCATGATTATGCCACTGCAATAGAGGAAAAGTCTCCTGATAAAATTTTAGAAATGATTGGCAGCTGGCCCGCCGAGGATTTACTGGATCTCTCTTTAATTGCCAGGGCTCTGGGATACCCTGGAAGTTCAAGTATTTTAGATCAAGGTGTTTCTCCCAGGGGGTATCGTATTTTGGAAAAGATTCCCCGCTTACCTTTTCCGGTTATTGAAAATCTTGTGCAGAAGTTTCAGAGTTTATCCAAGATTGTAAGGGCATCTATCGCTCAGCTGGATGAGGTTGAAGGAATTGGAGAGGTTCGGGCGCGTTCGATTAAAGATGGTTTGGAGCGTTATCGAGAACAATTGCTTACCCAAGAAAGGCATTCGTAAGTTGTATAACACAAATGGCGTGGAATTATCCCACGCCATTTGTGTTATGTAAGGTTAAATAATCCTAAAATTTGAAGTTGTTTTTGTTTTTTGAGAAATATGTCATATAGGTTTAAACCAAGTAGATTACATATTGCAGCCATGTAAAATAACTGGTGCCCGATTTGATCTTCAATGTTTTCCAAACATTTATCGCAAATATTGCCGGACAGATGGGTATCAAAATATTGTTTTAGTTCACTTAAGGCCGGATCTCCGGGAACGGCTTGTTTTTTCGCCTTGATTTCCAAGCATCCGCAATCAGTTACCGCTTTAATAATATCCCGGTTTAGGTTAGCATTGGCCTGTTGATACTTTGAAAGTATATCCAGAATACTTCGATGATATATTAGTGATTTGGAAACCGTATGTTGAAACTCATCACAAATTAAATCTTTAAGCAAAGCGGTTTCACCCCTTTGTTTTTTTCTTGTACTTTAGGAAATTATGATTTTATTAGCTCTGTAAATAGGGTTTTAGTGTTTAGAATGTAGTTAATGTTTTTTGCCAGGGTTAGCGCTGCTGCAGCATAATTTCCGGCAAGTACGGGTGCCTTTGGCCGCCTCGAAAGTCGCAAGTACGACTTTCTTGTGAAATTCATTATACATATGAAAAGGTTGTCCTGTCAAACTTAAGCTGTGAAGAAATTTCTTATTGACACTACTTAGCACCTATGCTAAAATAATATATTCTTGACAAGGAAGGGCATTGATGCTATACTTAAATTAGTTAATTTTTGAGAGGGGGCTTCAGGTTTTGTTCAAAATAGGTGACAAGGTTGTCTATCCTATGCACGGTGCAGGGGTTATTGAAGCCATTGAAGAAAAGGAAGTTTTGGGTGAAATAAGGCAGTATTATATTCTAAGGCTCCCTATAGGAAATATGAAAGTAATGATTCCAATTACTAATGGTGTGGGATTAAGACAAGTTATAGACCGGGATGGGGTGCAGAGGGTGTTAAGGATTTTATCGGATAAATCCACTAATATGCCGCCCAATTGGAACCGCCGGTACCGTGCAAATTTAGAAAAAATTAAAAGCGGAAACATTTTTGAAGTTGCTGAAGTAGTAAGAAATTTAATCAAGCGCGATAAAGAAAAAGGTTTATCCTCCGGGGAGAGAAAAATGCTGGAGAATGCACGTCAAATATTAATTAGTGAATTAGTGCTGGCAACCGAACTGGAAGAGGAAAAGGCCCAATCACTGGTTGACGGGGTTTTTGCATAAGATACGTCAGTTTTACTGGCGTATTTTTATTTTAATCGCAGGCGATTTTCGCTATATTTTTGTTGAAGCAATTTGATGTAAAACATATAATATGATTAATCCTTGCCGGAATTTTGCCAGAGAGGAGGTGTTTTAGATGGTTAAAAAAGGCGTATTTATCTTGCTTGTGGCTGTTTTCGCAACCGGGGGACTTTTTGCAGGAAAATATTTGGTGGATCTTAACATAATTACTTTTCCGGAAAACTTACCTCAATTAAAAATGGGTATTTGGGCACTGGGTACGCTAATCGGGGTAATAGTAGGTATTTTAACTGCCCCGTGGTTAATGCGGAGCACTATTTGGATAACCGGTAAGATAGAACATTATTTTCAAAAAACCCCCACGCAAGACCTGATTATGGGGTCTGTGGGATTGATTATTGGACTTATAATTGCTAATTTATTTGGTTCTATTTTGGCTTATATGGGTTGGTTTGGTAAGTTAATATGGGTGTTAGGTACTATTTTGCTGGGCTATCTGGGAATGAGTTTGGGTGTTAAGAAAAGGGAGGAAATATTTGTTTTGTTTACCAGTATTCCCAGGTTTACAAAGGACAAAATTGTCCGCACGGAAAGCAAGTTGAACACCGGTAAATTGCTTGATACCAGCGTTATTATTGACGGAAGAATCGCTGATTTATGCGAAAGCGGTTTTATAGAAGGAACTCTTTTGGTGCCTGTTTTTGTTTTGGAGGAACTTAGACATATTGCGGATTCTCCGGACTTATTAAAGAGGAATAGAGGGCGCCGGGGGTTGGACATCCTTAATAAAATGCAAAAGGAAATGGATATAAAGGTTCAAATATATGAAAATACACGAGGATTGGAGAATATCCCCGAAGTTGATATGAAATTGGTTAAATTAGCTCAAAAAATAGGATGTAAAGTTATGACTAATGACTATAATTTAAATAAGGTAGCCGAACTGCATGGTGTAAAGGTTTTAAACATTAATGAATTGGCTAATGCGGTAAAACCGGTTGTACTGCCCGGTGAAAATATGGTTGTGCAGGTTGTTAAAGACGGCAAAGAATTCGGGCAGGGAGTGGCCTATCTTGATGACGGAACTATGATTGTTGTAGATGGAGGAAAAAAGTATATTGGGCAGACAATTGGTGTACAGGTTACCAGTGTCCTGCAAACTGCTGCCGGCCGGATGATTTTTGCTAAACATAGAAATGAGGTTAAAAAAGGGGATATTCCCGGTAATCATGTGCATTTTAATGAGGTGAATTATCTTGGTCCCAGTTGACGTGATTATCCCCGCTGCGGGTCAAGGTACACGTATGGGAACAGCTGTTAAAAAACAATACTTAGAACTAGAGGGGAAACCCGTTTTGGTTTACACTTTAAAGGCCTTGGAGCAGTTGGATATTGTCAGAAATATCATAATTGTAGTTGGCCGGGGTGAAGAGAAATACTGCCGTGAAGAGATTGTCGGTTTGT
Protein-coding sequences here:
- a CDS encoding UvrB/UvrC motif-containing protein, with the translated sequence MLCERCQQRQANVQFTEIINNKKKTIRLCDVCAKEMQIDNFAWSPQLNLHNFLAGLLQTDFGTFKTPSIEQKSCKTCGLTEERFIKKGLLGCADCYEDFGHRLEPLLRRIHGNSRHTGKVPERTGGNVRLLNDIERLKGELREVIIREEFERAAELRDQIKELEKKINQGG
- a CDS encoding PIN/TRAM domain-containing protein produces the protein MVKKGVFILLVAVFATGGLFAGKYLVDLNIITFPENLPQLKMGIWALGTLIGVIVGILTAPWLMRSTIWITGKIEHYFQKTPTQDLIMGSVGLIIGLIIANLFGSILAYMGWFGKLIWVLGTILLGYLGMSLGVKKREEIFVLFTSIPRFTKDKIVRTESKLNTGKLLDTSVIIDGRIADLCESGFIEGTLLVPVFVLEELRHIADSPDLLKRNRGRRGLDILNKMQKEMDIKVQIYENTRGLENIPEVDMKLVKLAQKIGCKVMTNDYNLNKVAELHGVKVLNINELANAVKPVVLPGENMVVQVVKDGKEFGQGVAYLDDGTMIVVDGGKKYIGQTIGVQVTSVLQTAAGRMIFAKHRNEVKKGDIPGNHVHFNEVNYLGPS
- a CDS encoding protein arginine kinase, producing the protein MTLKETVENAFSSWMNSDAPESDIVISSRIRIARNLKNLPFPHMLSDEQADQVVYAVKAAIDNPKFVQEFGYLELSWMNELSQVDRQILVEKHLISPDLLENYNKKAVVISEDEAISIMINEEDHLRIQCINPGLQLKEAWDLVNKLDDGLESTLDYAFSERLGYLTACPTNVGTGLRASVMMHLPGLVLANQINGVLAAIAKLGITVRGMYGEGTQATGNLFQISNQITLGQSEEEIIKNIISITKQLLAQERAARQILLKERKEFLEDRVCRSLGILKYARMINSDETMKMLSDVRLGVVLNIIDNIKTSLLSELMVLSRPAYLIKKAGRQISGLERDVLRAKLIREKLNV
- the radA gene encoding DNA repair protein RadA; translation: MRVKTGYCCQECGHQSARWMGRCPGCGAWNSMVEEILPAGGTSGAKKSSQLQEPLQLTEIPLFKEERISTGMKELDRVLGGGIVPGSLILLGGEPGIGKSTLLLQVAFFIGERQKDVLYISGEESMQQVRLRAQRLNALSPKVLILAENDVDRVERCIKELKPSLVIIDSVQTIFKENLSSSPGSVGQVRECSAQLMRLAKGTGVAVFLVGHVTKDGSIAGPKVLEHMVDAVLYFEGDRRQAFRLLRGVKNRYGSTNEIGIFDMCGTGLQEVANPSALFMQHWQVQVPGSVIVPTIEGSRPLLVEVQALVCSSGFGVPRRMAAGVDYNRVALIIAVLEKRLGFRLGKCDIYINAVGGVKIDEPAVDLGIAIAITSSFHDVAVSQQLAVVGEIGLTGEVRPVAAVDKRLVEAGKMGFRKTIIPKANLPQVYNGETEAIGVKTVAEAVEIVFKGLRGDNNEGR
- a CDS encoding CarD family transcriptional regulator, whose amino-acid sequence is MFKIGDKVVYPMHGAGVIEAIEEKEVLGEIRQYYILRLPIGNMKVMIPITNGVGLRQVIDRDGVQRVLRILSDKSTNMPPNWNRRYRANLEKIKSGNIFEVAEVVRNLIKRDKEKGLSSGERKMLENARQILISELVLATELEEEKAQSLVDGVFA
- the disA gene encoding DNA integrity scanning diadenylate cyclase DisA: MKVDKAEQQLLKVLRFVAPGTPLREGLENILRAKTGALIVIGDNPEVLEVVEGGFAINADFTPANLYELAKMDGAIILNSDAKRILAANTQLIPNQNIPSSETGIRHRTAERVAKQTNALVISISQRRSVITTYKGNLKYVLRDLGVILSKANQAIQTLEKYRTVLDKVVVNLSILEFENGVTLFDVAKAIQRVEMVLRVVEEIEKYISELGVEGRLITMQLEELVANVKEEGLLVIHDYATAIEEKSPDKILEMIGSWPAEDLLDLSLIARALGYPGSSSILDQGVSPRGYRILEKIPRLPFPVIENLVQKFQSLSKIVRASIAQLDEVEGIGEVRARSIKDGLERYREQLLTQERHS
- a CDS encoding CtsR family transcriptional regulator; its protein translation is MSNLSNLIEKHLKKLLEESSIGYIDIKRNELAEYFNCVPSQINYVLSTRFTYENGYLVESRRGGAGYVRIIRLSLKEQDRIIAVITKIVGNSISQAAAERVINRLFEENIINMREANIMKAAIHRNVLKIDLPWRDSIRALILKAMLVALLKEY
- a CDS encoding ATP-dependent Clp protease ATP-binding subunit; amino-acid sequence: MFGRFTERAQKVFILAQEEAKRLNYPYVGTEHLLLGLIREGQGVAAKVLDSMGVDADRVRQIVEQMIGQGKGAGAEITLTPRAKKVLELSVDEARRMGHNYVGTEHLLLGLLREGEGVAAQVLSTLGADLNRVRILVLQMLGGNSANFNTGQGGMKAGNAGQTKTLNEYGRDLTVLAREDKLDPVVGREKEIERVIQVLSRRTKNNPVLLGDPGVGKTAIAEGLAQRIISGNVPETLTSKRLVTLDLGSLVAGTKYRGEFEDRLKKVTQEITKAGNIILFIDELHTLIGAGAAEGAIDAANILKPALARGELQCIGATTLDEYRKYIEKDAALERRFQPINVEEPTVEETIAILKGLRDKYEAHHRVRISDKALDEAARLSDRYITDRFLPDKAIDLIDEASSRVRLRAFTAPPDLKDMERQLEELRKEKEAAINNQEFEEAAKLRDREQQLMKNLEEQRESWKKEKGGDQLIVGEEDIAYVVSSWTGIPVNKLAEEETERLLKMEEILHQRVIGQEEAVQAVSRAVRRARAGLKDPKRPIGSFIFLGPTGVGKTELARALAEVLFGDENALVRIDMSEYMEKFAVSRLVGAPPGYVGYDEGGQLTEAVRRKPYTVVLLDEIEKAHPDVFNLLLQVLEDGRLTDSKGRTVDFRNTVIIMTSNVGVSYIKKEGTMGFQTRDQQESSYNNMKDKVNEELRRTFRPEFLNRIDETIVFHSLNREHIKEIVNLMLKDVIGRIAENQINIEVSERAKDFLVEKGFDEIFGARPLRREIQKQVEDKLSEELLKGTIKQGEQLVIDANENGIVINK